The following coding sequences lie in one Spinacia oleracea cultivar Varoflay chromosome 1, BTI_SOV_V1, whole genome shotgun sequence genomic window:
- the LOC110805391 gene encoding uncharacterized protein, with amino-acid sequence MNISSWNVRGMNDPSKIVELKKYLSNNRVILVAFIETRVKENNCTKVQKKFGGTWRWETNYNFSPRGRIWNGWKHSILTFQTLYVAEQLIHGIISARNGLFSTHFTAVYGLHTIENRKPLWADLCSLKNTITGPWLVMGDFNAVLLSGDRVNDTAVTNNETRDFEECINSTDLTELKTFGQFFSWTNKGQGNLRICSRIDRAFGNLDWHNKYADSVVEYLNSGLSDHTPLIMRYKVNVKQGGRPFKFFNYMADHKDFLTIVQERWQVEIQGTAMFRIWNKLKGIKTGLKALHHQEFAGLEERIENIRVDLNLIQSQIAIDHTDSQLQNDEKDLSSKLKKFHLIQESAFKQKSRIQWLKLGDSNSKLFFSAMRERNSRNSIDELFDSAGQKLSTNKEITEEIRNFYTALIGTAASSIVGIDVEVVRRGNQLSPVAADSLVKPVTAAEIDRL; translated from the coding sequence ATGAATATTTCATCCTGGAATGTGAGGGGAATGAATGACCCCTCAAAGATAGTAGAGTTGAAGAAGTACTTAAGCAATAATAGAGTGATTCTGGTAGCTTTTATTGAAACTAGAGTTAAAGAGAATAATTGTACAAAGGTGCAAAAGAAGTTTGGGGGTACTTGGAGGTGGGAGACAAACTATAATTTCTCTCCTAGGGGGAGAATCTGGAATGGATGGAAGCATAGCATTCTAACTTTCCAGACATTATATGTGGCTGAACAACTGATTCATGGGATTATTTCTGCAAGGAATGGTCTATTCTCAACACACTTTACAGCTGTCTATGGGCTGCATACCATTGAAAACAGGAAACCACTATGGGCTGATCTTTGTAGTTTAAAGAACACCATCACTGGACCATGGTTGGTGATGGGAGATTTTAATGCTGTTCTGCTGTCAGGTGATAGAGTAAATGACACTGCTGTTACTAATAATGAAACAAGAGACTTTGAAGAATGTATTAATTCTACTGATCTCACTGAACTCAAGACCTTTGGTCAGTTCTTCTCCTGGACTAACAAAGGGCAAGGCAATTTGAGAATTTGTTCAAGAATTGATAGGGCTTTTGGTAATCTTGATTGGCACAATAAGTATGCAGATTCAGTAGTGGAGTACCTTAACTCTGGTTTATCAGATCACACCCCACTCATTATGAGATACAAAGTTAATGTGAAACAAGGAGGGAGGCCATTCAAATTTTTTAATTACATGGCAGATCACAAAGATTTTCTGACAATTGTGCAAGAAAGGTGGCAGGTTGAAATTCAAGGGACTGCTATGTTTAGAATTTGGAATAAGCTGAAAGGCATCAAAACAGGACTCAAAGCTTTGCATCATCAGGAATTTGCTGGATTAGAGGAGAGAATTGAAAATATTAGAGTTGACCTAAACCTAATCCAAAGTCAAATAGCTATTGACCACACAGATAGCCAACTGCAGAATGATGAAAAGGATTTGAGCTCCAAACTAAAGAAGTTCCATTTAATCCAGGAGAGTgcatttaagcaaaaatcaagaATACAATGGCTCAAACTGGGTGATTCAAATTCCAAGCTCTTCTTTAGTGCTATGAGGGAGAGGAATTCCAGAAATAGTATTGATGAGCTGTTTGACAGTGCAGGGCAGAAACTGAGTACCAATAAAGAGATTACAGAAGAAATCAGGAACTTTTATACTGCACTGATTGGTACTGCAGCTTCATCAATTGTTGGTATTGATGTTGAGGTGGTTAGGAGGGGGAACCAACTTTCACCTGTTGCTGCTGACAGTTTGGTTAAACCAGTGACAGCTGCAGAGATTGATAGGCTTTGA